Proteins found in one Acanthopagrus latus isolate v.2019 chromosome 3, fAcaLat1.1, whole genome shotgun sequence genomic segment:
- the LOC119016708 gene encoding ictacalcin-like, with amino-acid sequence MSDMQKAISLVIATFCKYSGREGDPTTLTKAELKELLQNELGELVGKAPDKAAVDRIFSDLDTNQDNLVDFAEFGRMFICLTTTCHEFFTKKK; translated from the exons ATGTCTGACATGCAGAAGGCGATATCCCTCGTCATCGCGACCTTTTGTAAATACTCTGGCAGGGAGGGGGACCCGACCACCCTGACTAAGGCAGAGCTGAAAGAGTTGCTGCAGAATGAACTTGGAGAACTGGTGGGG AAAGCCCCTGACAAGGCAGCAGTGGACCGCATCTTCAGCGACCTGGACACTAACCAGGACAACCTTGTGGACTTCGCTGAGTTTGGCAGGATGTTCATCTGCCTCACTACGACGTGCCACGAGTTCTTCACCAAGAAAAAATAG
- the snx27a gene encoding sorting nexin-27a isoform X1, with protein sequence MADVEGDETRATLPSASRNGPVVASSASTAGQNATMVTSGPRMVRIVKSESGYGFNVRGQVSEGGQLRSINGELYAPLQHVSAVLPGGAADRAGIAKGDRILEVNGVSVEGATHKQVVDLIRAGEKELVLAVLSVPAQEADGLEGGEEVQPNYDYSDKQAVPISIPTYKHVEQHSERFVVYNVYMSGRQLCSKRYREFAILHQNLKREFSNFNFPKLPGKWPFSLSEQQLDARRRGLEEYLERVCSVRVIGESDIMQEFLSESDENYNGVTDVELRIALPDKTTISVRVRKNSTTDQVYQALVLKVGMDSIMASYFALFEVINHSFVRKLAPNEFPHKLYVQNYTSAVPGTCLALRKWLFSFQEEELLRDNPLALHYCFHQALEDVKKGFIKTEDKSYQLQKLAEQRKMATYLSLLRTCEGYNEVAFPHCACDSRRKGHVITAISIHHFKLHACTEDGTLENQVIAFEWGEMQRWDTDEEGMAFCFEYARGEKKPRWVKIFTPYFNYMHECFERVFCELKWRKQVEEEASDKDNKNCSNNEYLPPLETQQKGWRHLGGEIATS encoded by the exons ATGGCGGATGTGGAAGGCGATGAAACTCGGGCGACTCTCCCTTCGGCATCCCGTAACGGTCCGGTTGTGGCTTCGTCCGCGAGCACCGCGGGCCAGAACGCGACCATGGTAACGTCGGGTCCGCGGATGGTGAGGATAGTCAAGTCGGAGTCGGGCTACGGGTTCAATGTTCGCGGTCAAGTCAGCGAAGGGGGACAGCTTCGGAGCATCAACGGGGAACTGTACGCTCCTCTTCAGCATGTCAGCGCTGTTTTGCCCGGAGGCGCGGCGGACCGAGCCGGGATAGCAAAAGGCGACAGGATCCTGGAGGT TAATGGGGTCAGTGTGGAAGGTGCCACCCATAAGCAGGTGGTGGATCTGATCCGTGCAGGGGAGAAAGAGCTGGTTCTGGCTGTGCTGTCTGTCCCAGCTCAGGAGGCCGATGGGttggaaggaggagaggaagtccAACCCAACTACGACTACAGCGACAAGCAGGCTGTGCCCATTTCAATTCCCACATACAAACATGTAGAGCAGCACTCCGAGAGGTTTGTG GTGTACAACGTGTACATGTCAGGTAGACAGCTGTGCTCAAAGCGCTACCGCGAGTTCGCCATCCTGCACCAGAACCTAAAGAGGGAGTTTTCCAACTTCAACTTCCCAAAGCTTCCTGGTAAATGGCCCTTCTCCCTGTCTGAACAGCAGCTGGATGCTCGCCGCAGAGGCCTGGAGGAATATCTCGAGCGAG TTTGCTCTGTGCGGGTGATAGGCGAGAGTGACATCATGCAGGAGTTTCTCTCTGAATCAGATGAG AACTACAATGGAGTAACAGATGTAGAACTGCGGATAGCCCTGCCAGACAAGACCACCATCTCTGTCAGAGTCCGCAAGAACAGCACCACAGATCAGGTGTACCAG GCATTAGTGTTAAAGGTTGGAATGGACAGTATTATGGCGAGCTACTTTGCCCTTTTTGAAGTCATCAACCACTCCTTTG tGAGGAAGCTGGCACCTAATGAGTTTCCCCACAAGCTTTATGTGCAGAATTACACGTCGGCTGTGCCGGGGACCTGCTTGGCGCTCCGCAAATGGTTGTTCAGCTTCCAGGAGGAGGAGTTGCTAAGAGACAACCCACTGGCACTGCATTACTGCTTCCACCAG GCACTGGAAGATGTGAAGAAGGGATTCataaaaacagaggacaaaTCCTACCAGCTGCAGAAGCTGGCAGAGCAGCGCAAGATGGCCACG TACCTGAGTCTGCTGCGGACATGTGAGGGCTACAATGAGGTGGCGTTCCCCCACTGCGCCTGTGATTCCAGGAGGAAGGGACACGTCATCACAGCTATCAGCATCCATCACTTCAAGCTGCACGCTTGTACTGAGGATGGCACGCTGGAG AACCAGGTGATAGCTTTTGAGTGGGGGGAGATGCAGCGCTGGGACACTGACGAGGAGGGCATGGCCTTCTGCTTTGAGTACGctagaggagagaagaaacctCGCTGGGTCAAGATCTTCACTCCATAC TTTAACTACATGCATGAGTGCTTTGAGCGCGTCTTTTGTGAGCTGAAGTGGAGGAAACAG GTTGAGGAAGAGGCAtctgacaaagacaacaaaaactgcagcaacaatg AGTATCTGCCTCCACTGGAGACACAGCAGAAGGGATGGCGCCACCTAGGGGGGGAGATCGCAACATCCTAA
- the snx27a gene encoding sorting nexin-27a isoform X2, which yields MADVEGDETRATLPSASRNGPVVASSASTAGQNATMVTSGPRMVRIVKSESGYGFNVRGQVSEGGQLRSINGELYAPLQHVSAVLPGGAADRAGIAKGDRILEVNGVSVEGATHKQVVDLIRAGEKELVLAVLSVPAQEADGLEGGEEVQPNYDYSDKQAVPISIPTYKHVEQHSERFVVYNVYMSGRQLCSKRYREFAILHQNLKREFSNFNFPKLPGKWPFSLSEQQLDARRRGLEEYLERVCSVRVIGESDIMQEFLSESDENYNGVTDVELRIALPDKTTISVRVRKNSTTDQVYQALVLKVGMDSIMASYFALFEVINHSFVRKLAPNEFPHKLYVQNYTSAVPGTCLALRKWLFSFQEEELLRDNPLALHYCFHQALEDVKKGFIKTEDKSYQLQKLAEQRKMATYLSLLRTCEGYNEVAFPHCACDSRRKGHVITAISIHHFKLHACTEDGTLENQVIAFEWGEMQRWDTDEEGMAFCFEYARGEKKPRWVKIFTPYFNYMHECFERVFCELKWRKQVEEEASDKDNKNCSNNAPMAYIS from the exons ATGGCGGATGTGGAAGGCGATGAAACTCGGGCGACTCTCCCTTCGGCATCCCGTAACGGTCCGGTTGTGGCTTCGTCCGCGAGCACCGCGGGCCAGAACGCGACCATGGTAACGTCGGGTCCGCGGATGGTGAGGATAGTCAAGTCGGAGTCGGGCTACGGGTTCAATGTTCGCGGTCAAGTCAGCGAAGGGGGACAGCTTCGGAGCATCAACGGGGAACTGTACGCTCCTCTTCAGCATGTCAGCGCTGTTTTGCCCGGAGGCGCGGCGGACCGAGCCGGGATAGCAAAAGGCGACAGGATCCTGGAGGT TAATGGGGTCAGTGTGGAAGGTGCCACCCATAAGCAGGTGGTGGATCTGATCCGTGCAGGGGAGAAAGAGCTGGTTCTGGCTGTGCTGTCTGTCCCAGCTCAGGAGGCCGATGGGttggaaggaggagaggaagtccAACCCAACTACGACTACAGCGACAAGCAGGCTGTGCCCATTTCAATTCCCACATACAAACATGTAGAGCAGCACTCCGAGAGGTTTGTG GTGTACAACGTGTACATGTCAGGTAGACAGCTGTGCTCAAAGCGCTACCGCGAGTTCGCCATCCTGCACCAGAACCTAAAGAGGGAGTTTTCCAACTTCAACTTCCCAAAGCTTCCTGGTAAATGGCCCTTCTCCCTGTCTGAACAGCAGCTGGATGCTCGCCGCAGAGGCCTGGAGGAATATCTCGAGCGAG TTTGCTCTGTGCGGGTGATAGGCGAGAGTGACATCATGCAGGAGTTTCTCTCTGAATCAGATGAG AACTACAATGGAGTAACAGATGTAGAACTGCGGATAGCCCTGCCAGACAAGACCACCATCTCTGTCAGAGTCCGCAAGAACAGCACCACAGATCAGGTGTACCAG GCATTAGTGTTAAAGGTTGGAATGGACAGTATTATGGCGAGCTACTTTGCCCTTTTTGAAGTCATCAACCACTCCTTTG tGAGGAAGCTGGCACCTAATGAGTTTCCCCACAAGCTTTATGTGCAGAATTACACGTCGGCTGTGCCGGGGACCTGCTTGGCGCTCCGCAAATGGTTGTTCAGCTTCCAGGAGGAGGAGTTGCTAAGAGACAACCCACTGGCACTGCATTACTGCTTCCACCAG GCACTGGAAGATGTGAAGAAGGGATTCataaaaacagaggacaaaTCCTACCAGCTGCAGAAGCTGGCAGAGCAGCGCAAGATGGCCACG TACCTGAGTCTGCTGCGGACATGTGAGGGCTACAATGAGGTGGCGTTCCCCCACTGCGCCTGTGATTCCAGGAGGAAGGGACACGTCATCACAGCTATCAGCATCCATCACTTCAAGCTGCACGCTTGTACTGAGGATGGCACGCTGGAG AACCAGGTGATAGCTTTTGAGTGGGGGGAGATGCAGCGCTGGGACACTGACGAGGAGGGCATGGCCTTCTGCTTTGAGTACGctagaggagagaagaaacctCGCTGGGTCAAGATCTTCACTCCATAC TTTAACTACATGCATGAGTGCTTTGAGCGCGTCTTTTGTGAGCTGAAGTGGAGGAAACAG GTTGAGGAAGAGGCAtctgacaaagacaacaaaaactgcagcaacaatg CTCCCATGGCATATATAAgctga